DNA from Comamonas serinivorans:
GGGCCGCGCCGGCGCAGGCCAGCAGCAACGCCGCGAACAAAGGGGGGGCAACGAGGCGGAGGAGGGACATGGTGAACCTCATGGCTGGGGGGCGGGTGGGGTGGCGCCGTGCGGGGCGGCACTGGCGGTCTCGGTCACCGGGGTGGTGGCGCCGGCCATGCGCTGGCGCATGGCCTGCTGCACCACGGCGAGTTGACCGTGCAGGGTCTGCACCGAGCGGTCGTCGATCAGGGGCGGGGCGTTGCGCGCCTGCGGCTGGCGCAGGCGCGCCAGCAACTGCTGGGCCTCGGCATCGCGGCCGCTGGCCAGCAGGTACAGCGCCAGGTTGAGCTGCACGCGGGGGCTGTTTGGGGCCAGCTGGGCCGCCTGCATGACCGGCAACTGGCTGCCGGCCAGATCGCCCTGGAGCAGGTGGGCATAGGCCAGGTCGCTGAGCACGTCGGCGTCGATGGGGTTGAGCTGGCGGGCCTGTTCGAGCTGGGCAATGGCTTGCGGGTAGCGCCCCTGCTGTGCGTGCAGCAGGCCCAGGCCGCGCCGTGCGCGGGCCACGGTGGCCGTGTCCGCATCGCCCAGCAACGCCTGGTAGCTCTGCTCGGCCTGTGTGCGCTGACCGGTGTTGCGCTGGGCATCGGCCCGCAGCAGGCGCACCGTGGGCGTGCTGCCGTGCTGGCGCTCGAAGGCATCGGCATGTGCCAGCGAGGCATACCACTGGTTGGCCTCCTGCATCTGCCGGATCAGGTTGAGGTAGGTCTGCTGCGAATCGACCTGGTTCAGCTGCTCGGCCTTGTCCATCTGCTGCTGCGCCTGGGCGGCGGTGTCCTGCTGCGCGGCCACGCCATAACCTTGCGGGGGGCTGATGCAGCCTGCCAGTATCAGCGGAATGGCGATGATGGATGAACGGAAAATGGTGGATACTGCTGTAGTCATCAGCGACCTCCCAGGGACGACAGCGAACGGATCACGGCGGTGAAGCCCGGGCCGGCGGTGATCACCAGCAGCGCGGGCAGCAGGGTCAGCACCATCACGCCGGTCATCTTCACGGTGATGGTGCCGATCTTTTCCTTGAAGCCGGCCTGACGCTTTTCGCGCAGGCGCACGCTGAACTCCCGCAGTGGCTCCTGCACGGCGCCGCCATGCCGATCGACCTGAACCAGCAGGTTCACGACCGCGTTCATGTCGTCGTCGGCGCCCAGGGTGGCCAGCCGCTGCAGCGACTGTTCGCGCGTGCGGCCGCTGCTGTAGAGGCGGTTCGCCAGCCCCAGCTCGCTGCTGATGATGCGCAGCACGCTGCCGAATTCGCTGGCCAGGATCTGCAGGCTCTGGTCGATGCTGAGGCCCACCCCCTGCAGCAGGCGCAGCAGGTCGACGAACAACGGCAGCTCTTCGACCACCTGCGCACGGCGCTTGCCGGCCTTGGCGCGCAGCCACCATTTCGGCCCCATGATCCCCAGCGCCAGGCCGAAGAAGCCATAGCACAGGGCCATGACGCCCTTGGGCTGAAGCAGCGCGATGAGCAGGATGGGCAGCAGCACCGCCAGCAGCGTTCGCGTGACGACGAAGGTCAGCCCGCCGCGCACCAGCTCGAGGCCGGCCTGGTCCAGCAGCTTGCGGTCTTCGTCGGCCAGCAGGGCCTTGGCGATCGGCGACTCCAGCCAGGCGGGCGGGCGCAGGCTGTCGGCCACGGCCTGCTGCTCCGCTGCCGCGCTCGGGCCGTTGTCCGACGGGGTCAGGCCGGCCAACGAGGCCGAACCCATGGGGAAGGGCAGGCTGGTCGCCGCGGCGCGCGCCTGCTGCACCTGATTCAGGCGCGCCTCGGCGCGCGACGCGCGCAGCAGCCGCCACGCCAGCACGCCGGCCAGCAAGGCGATGCCGAGTGCGGCCAGCACCAGGCTCACGGTCCACAGGTGTTGCGGGTTCCAGGAGGCGGGCAGGGACAAGGGCATGGCGTGGCTCCCCGATCTCATTTCAGCCGGGCCAGCCGGTACAGGAAGAACGAGCCCAGCGCCTGCAGCGCGGCGGCGGCCAGGATCATCTTCTGGCCCACCGGGTCGTTCCACATGCGCATGAAGTAGCCCTGGTTGAGCACCATGATCAGCCCGCCCACCAGGATGGGCAGCAGCGCCAGCACCCAGGCCGACAGCCGCACCTCGGCCGACAGCGCGTGCAGTTCGCGCTCGGCGGACTGGCGATCGCGGATGTAGGCGGACACGCGTTCGAGCACCTGGTCGGCCCGCCCGCCATAGCGCGTGCTCATGCGGAACACCGCGGCCAGCAGGCCGAACTCGGGCAGCTTCCAGGTGCGCTCGAGCTGGGCCATGGCCTGGCCCAGGTCGGGCGACACGTTCAGGGCGGCCGACACATCGCCTAGCGCACGGCCCAGGGGCTCGGGCACGTTGCCACTGGCGAACTTGAACGCTGCATGCGGCGAGTTGCCGATGGAGATCAGGCGCACCATGTTGTCCAGGAAGCTGGGCAGTTGCGAGAGCATCTTGGCGCGCCGTTTGCTCAGCCGCAGCCAGATGCCGAAGCAGCACAGCAAGCCATACGCCAGCGCCACCAGGGCACCAATGGCCAGGTCGCCCTGCAATGCAACCAGGGTGGCCAGTAACAGGCCGCCTGCGATCAACAGGCCGATTACCCCGGGCGATACCCCCCATGCGCTGTAACCCAGCCGGTCGTCCAACCATTGCTGCAGCGTGCTGGGCGCGGGCAGCACCGGCGCAGCGGATGCCATCAGCGGCGGCGCGGCGCCCGTCACGGGCAGGCTGGCCGGGGCGGCGGCCGCCTGCATCTCGCGCTGGATGTCCAGGCTGCGTTGGAGGTTGCTGGCGATGGCCTGCTGGGCCTGCTGGCGCTGCGCGCGGGCAAACAGCCACAGCGCCAGGGCCAGCAGCGCGCAGGCCAGGGCGCCCAGCACCAACATGGCGGCTGTCATCGCGGGCCTCCGGCGGT
Protein-coding regions in this window:
- a CDS encoding tetratricopeptide repeat protein; amino-acid sequence: MTTAVSTIFRSSIIAIPLILAGCISPPQGYGVAAQQDTAAQAQQQMDKAEQLNQVDSQQTYLNLIRQMQEANQWYASLAHADAFERQHGSTPTVRLLRADAQRNTGQRTQAEQSYQALLGDADTATVARARRGLGLLHAQQGRYPQAIAQLEQARQLNPIDADVLSDLAYAHLLQGDLAGSQLPVMQAAQLAPNSPRVQLNLALYLLASGRDAEAQQLLARLRQPQARNAPPLIDDRSVQTLHGQLAVVQQAMRQRMAGATTPVTETASAAPHGATPPAPQP
- a CDS encoding type II secretion system F family protein yields the protein MPLSLPASWNPQHLWTVSLVLAALGIALLAGVLAWRLLRASRAEARLNQVQQARAAATSLPFPMGSASLAGLTPSDNGPSAAAEQQAVADSLRPPAWLESPIAKALLADEDRKLLDQAGLELVRGGLTFVVTRTLLAVLLPILLIALLQPKGVMALCYGFFGLALGIMGPKWWLRAKAGKRRAQVVEELPLFVDLLRLLQGVGLSIDQSLQILASEFGSVLRIISSELGLANRLYSSGRTREQSLQRLATLGADDDMNAVVNLLVQVDRHGGAVQEPLREFSVRLREKRQAGFKEKIGTITVKMTGVMVLTLLPALLVITAGPGFTAVIRSLSSLGGR
- a CDS encoding type II secretion system F family protein, with the translated sequence MTAAMLVLGALACALLALALWLFARAQRQQAQQAIASNLQRSLDIQREMQAAAAPASLPVTGAAPPLMASAAPVLPAPSTLQQWLDDRLGYSAWGVSPGVIGLLIAGGLLLATLVALQGDLAIGALVALAYGLLCCFGIWLRLSKRRAKMLSQLPSFLDNMVRLISIGNSPHAAFKFASGNVPEPLGRALGDVSAALNVSPDLGQAMAQLERTWKLPEFGLLAAVFRMSTRYGGRADQVLERVSAYIRDRQSAERELHALSAEVRLSAWVLALLPILVGGLIMVLNQGYFMRMWNDPVGQKMILAAAALQALGSFFLYRLARLK